A stretch of the Desulfobacter sp. genome encodes the following:
- a CDS encoding aldehyde dehydrogenase family protein, producing the protein MSVNLDDPDPQEIDLIYKRAKTAQPDIRDWGVKKRVEFLSALKAVILEHQEFILDQVQKDTGKSRFDAITAEIFGVLDFLDYLEKNAVKCLKDRKVPTPFALMGKSSKVYFEPLGTALLISPWNYPFYQAIVPIAQAFVAGNAVVFKPSSATPLKGLVELLLAKAGFRPGWVQVVYGSGSKVGDALVDGRPDKIFLIGSQAVGRHVMEKAARHLIPVELELGGKDPMVVFDDVNIERAAAGAIWGAFTTTGQSCTSVERLFVHEQIYEEFKTRLIRETQTLVLGTDKDGSCDIGPMCTQAQVKAIAAQVADAKEKGARFLTGGDWDGRSELVPPMIVEGVTQDMLMDQEENFGPLLPLYSFSSEAQAIELANDPEYGLSASVWSHDIKRADRVARAIYTGNVSINNVMLTEGNHALPFGGVGKSGFGRYKGEFGFYAFANIKAILIDKDSANMEANWFPYTPKKYQIFSDLTKALYSPGKILGLIKGSFYGLKLETYVKKLAKKGRD; encoded by the coding sequence ATGTCCGTGAACCTTGATGATCCAGACCCTCAAGAGATTGACCTTATTTACAAGAGAGCCAAAACTGCCCAGCCTGACATCCGGGACTGGGGGGTGAAAAAACGGGTGGAATTCTTATCCGCCTTAAAAGCGGTGATTCTTGAGCACCAGGAGTTCATCCTTGACCAGGTCCAGAAAGATACGGGAAAATCAAGGTTTGACGCCATTACCGCAGAAATTTTCGGGGTGCTTGATTTTCTGGACTACCTTGAAAAAAATGCAGTGAAATGTCTAAAAGACCGGAAAGTGCCGACCCCTTTTGCCCTGATGGGCAAATCTTCCAAGGTTTATTTTGAACCGTTGGGCACAGCCCTGCTCATCTCCCCCTGGAATTACCCCTTTTACCAGGCCATTGTCCCCATTGCCCAGGCCTTTGTTGCGGGAAATGCCGTGGTGTTCAAACCCTCTTCAGCCACGCCCTTGAAAGGCCTTGTGGAGCTGCTCCTGGCCAAGGCCGGGTTCAGGCCCGGCTGGGTCCAGGTGGTTTACGGATCCGGGTCAAAGGTGGGAGACGCTCTTGTGGACGGCCGGCCAGACAAAATTTTTCTCATCGGCAGCCAGGCTGTGGGCCGTCATGTCATGGAAAAAGCGGCCCGTCATCTGATTCCCGTGGAGCTGGAACTTGGGGGTAAAGATCCCATGGTGGTCTTTGACGATGTGAATATTGAACGGGCCGCGGCAGGGGCCATCTGGGGGGCATTCACCACCACGGGCCAGTCCTGTACCTCTGTGGAGCGCCTCTTTGTCCATGAACAGATTTATGAAGAATTTAAAACCCGATTGATTCGGGAAACCCAAACACTGGTGTTGGGCACAGACAAGGACGGTAGCTGCGATATCGGTCCCATGTGCACCCAGGCCCAGGTGAAAGCCATTGCAGCCCAGGTAGCCGATGCCAAAGAAAAAGGCGCCCGTTTTCTCACCGGCGGGGACTGGGACGGCCGCTCCGAATTGGTTCCCCCCATGATTGTGGAAGGGGTGACCCAGGATATGCTCATGGACCAGGAGGAAAATTTCGGACCGCTTCTGCCCCTCTACTCTTTTTCCAGTGAAGCCCAGGCCATTGAACTGGCCAATGATCCGGAATACGGGCTTTCAGCATCGGTATGGTCCCATGATATCAAGCGGGCCGACCGGGTGGCCAGGGCCATTTACACGGGCAATGTCTCCATCAACAATGTCATGCTCACCGAAGGCAACCATGCCCTGCCCTTCGGCGGAGTGGGCAAAAGCGGGTTTGGAAGGTACAAAGGAGAGTTTGGGTTCTATGCCTTTGCCAACATCAAAGCCATCCTCATTGACAAGGATTCAGCCAATATGGAGGCCAATTGGTTTCCCTATACCCCAAAAAAGTATCAGATTTTTTCAGACCTTACCAAAGCCTTGTATTCACCCGGAAAGATTTTGGGCCTGATCAAGGGCTCATTTTACGGGCTCAAGCTTGAAACCTATGTGAAAAAACTGGCTAAAAAGGGCAGAGATTAA
- a CDS encoding HDIG domain-containing protein, whose translation MNSHKPTRKEAFDLLKKYNSKPGLIRHALAVEAVMGHFAARFGEDFDAWKIVGLVHDIDYEMYPDQHCVKCVQLFEDLHWPPEYIRAVVSHGWGICSEVKPETRMEKTLYAIDKLTGLVSSAALVRPSKSILDIKAKSVKKKFKDKRFAAAVDRTVIQKGADFLDMDLSEVIMGMRPVAEEIGLKGTL comes from the coding sequence ATGAATTCCCATAAGCCCACCCGAAAAGAGGCATTTGATCTGCTTAAAAAATACAATTCCAAACCCGGACTGATCCGCCACGCCCTGGCCGTAGAAGCTGTGATGGGACATTTTGCCGCCCGTTTTGGGGAAGATTTTGACGCCTGGAAAATTGTTGGTCTGGTCCATGATATTGACTATGAGATGTATCCGGACCAGCATTGTGTCAAATGCGTTCAATTGTTTGAAGACCTTCACTGGCCGCCGGAATATATCAGGGCCGTTGTCAGCCACGGCTGGGGAATCTGCTCGGAAGTTAAACCTGAAACCCGAATGGAAAAAACCCTGTATGCCATAGACAAACTGACCGGGCTTGTGTCAAGTGCGGCCCTGGTCAGACCCTCTAAAAGCATATTGGACATCAAGGCCAAGTCCGTCAAAAAGAAATTCAAGGACAAACGGTTTGCCGCTGCTGTGGACAGAACCGTTATTCAGAAAGGGGCTGATTTTCTGGACATGGACCTGTCCGAGGTCATCATGGGGATGCGGCCCGTGGCAGAAGAGATCGGCCTGAAAGGCACCCTTTAA
- a CDS encoding shikimate kinase — MEIKNNLALIGMPAVGKSTVGVLLAKKMGYAFQDTDILIQTQEGMTLAQIIEAKGRKTFLDIEARHLMGLGCSSQVIATGGSVIYREAAMIHLAQMATIVYLSVDLPVLMTRLSDLEARGVAIGPGRGVDDLYKERTPLYDKFCDIKIDCGQMWPDQVVSAVFEAVCCPNPARMDK, encoded by the coding sequence ATGGAAATTAAAAATAATCTGGCCTTGATCGGTATGCCGGCGGTGGGCAAGAGCACCGTGGGCGTCCTGCTGGCCAAAAAAATGGGGTATGCATTCCAGGATACCGATATTTTAATTCAGACACAAGAAGGGATGACCCTGGCCCAGATCATCGAGGCAAAGGGGCGTAAGACTTTTTTAGACATTGAGGCCCGGCATCTGATGGGGCTGGGGTGTTCCTCCCAGGTGATTGCCACGGGCGGTTCGGTTATTTACAGGGAGGCTGCCATGATCCATCTTGCACAAATGGCGACCATTGTATACCTTAGTGTTGATCTGCCCGTACTCATGACCCGGCTGTCCGACCTGGAAGCCAGGGGGGTGGCCATTGGTCCGGGCCGGGGGGTTGACGATCTTTACAAAGAACGGACGCCCCTGTATGATAAATTCTGCGATATTAAAATTGACTGCGGGCAGATGTGGCCGGACCAGGTGGTCTCTGCCGTTTTTGAGGCGGTTTGTTGCCCAAACCCCGCCCGTATGGACAAATAA
- a CDS encoding pantoate--beta-alanine ligase, with amino-acid sequence MDILKTKSRMQAWSGIQKKKGKTISFVPTMGYLHKGHLSLLEIGGPLCDELVLSIFVNPTQFGPNEDLDAYPRSIEKDLAMAEAAGVTAVFLPNTQEMYTQNYQTRVSLDHLPNFLCGKSRPVHFGGVATVVTKLFNIVQPDVAIFGKKDYQQLQVIKQMTRDLDFNIKIIGGEIIREADGLAMSSRNAYLTPDQRQSALCLSRAIELAKKIVAQGDVSILPIVKEMETFIHSFDHTRVDYIEFCDPETLEPVDLIESQTLVAMAVQVGKSRLLDNGLIDLPQ; translated from the coding sequence ATGGATATTTTAAAGACAAAGTCAAGGATGCAGGCCTGGTCCGGAATTCAGAAAAAAAAAGGGAAAACCATCAGTTTTGTCCCGACCATGGGCTATCTTCATAAAGGTCATCTCTCCCTGCTGGAAATCGGGGGTCCCCTTTGCGATGAACTGGTGCTCAGCATCTTTGTCAACCCGACCCAGTTCGGCCCCAACGAGGATTTGGATGCCTATCCCCGGAGTATTGAAAAAGATCTGGCTATGGCCGAAGCTGCCGGGGTCACCGCTGTTTTTCTTCCCAACACCCAGGAGATGTACACCCAAAATTATCAGACGCGGGTCTCTCTGGACCATCTGCCCAATTTTCTTTGCGGAAAATCAAGGCCTGTTCATTTTGGCGGGGTGGCCACGGTGGTCACCAAATTGTTTAATATTGTTCAGCCGGATGTGGCCATTTTCGGTAAAAAGGACTATCAGCAGCTCCAGGTGATCAAACAGATGACCCGGGATCTTGATTTTAACATTAAAATCATCGGCGGAGAGATTATCAGGGAAGCGGACGGGCTGGCCATGAGCTCCAGGAACGCCTATCTCACCCCTGACCAGCGGCAGTCTGCCCTCTGCCTTTCCCGGGCCATTGAACTTGCCAAAAAAATAGTTGCACAAGGAGACGTTTCAATTCTGCCCATTGTCAAAGAGATGGAAACCTTTATCCATTCCTTTGATCATACCCGGGTTGATTATATTGAATTCTGCGACCCGGAAACCCTTGAACCTGTTGATCTCATTGAATCCCAAACCCTTGTGGCCATGGCCGTCCAGGTGGGAAAATCCAGGCTTTTGGACAATGGGCTTATTGATCTGCCACAATAA
- a CDS encoding IS4 family transposase → MTHISVPKKQLRSLNFDNFRCPLIKSLSKAPELQSRGDRPLKMTFEDQINALVYFHLQEHKSARHLIQDLKENVFAKENIAPDGGISRSSFCEAINHRGLEQLQFIFEDLYKQALECHPGEHAELGELVSIDGSLINAVLSMHWANYRKGSKKAKVHCGFDINHGIPNKIFLTEGNGAERTFVPKILSKGQTGVMDRGYQSHKEFDLLQEQGKHFVCRIKTRTTRTIIDNHETPSDSYIFYDALVKLGTPNQNQTKRPVRVVGYKIAGVKYYVATDRHDLTAEQIATIYKLRWTIEDFFKWWKEHLKVYHLIARSEYGLMVQILGGLITYLLLAIHCQKQFNEKVTIKRVRQLRTAILNDLFGCEEQGSHSSNRDNIVKDQKIIEQAKT, encoded by the coding sequence ATGACGCACATCTCAGTCCCTAAAAAACAACTACGGTCCCTGAACTTTGACAATTTCAGGTGCCCTCTGATAAAGTCACTTTCAAAAGCACCGGAATTACAATCTCGAGGAGACCGCCCTTTAAAAATGACATTCGAAGACCAGATAAATGCTTTGGTTTATTTCCATCTTCAGGAGCACAAGTCTGCCCGACATTTAATTCAGGATCTCAAGGAGAATGTTTTTGCTAAAGAAAATATTGCGCCAGACGGTGGTATCAGCCGTAGTAGTTTCTGTGAAGCCATCAATCACAGGGGACTCGAACAACTGCAATTTATCTTTGAGGATCTTTATAAACAGGCTCTTGAGTGTCATCCGGGTGAACACGCCGAGTTAGGAGAGTTGGTTTCCATTGACGGTAGTCTCATAAATGCAGTCCTTTCAATGCACTGGGCGAACTACAGAAAAGGAAGTAAAAAAGCCAAAGTACATTGCGGATTTGACATTAATCACGGAATCCCAAACAAAATCTTTTTGACTGAAGGCAACGGCGCTGAACGCACTTTTGTTCCCAAAATACTTTCCAAGGGGCAAACAGGTGTTATGGATCGTGGATATCAATCCCATAAAGAATTTGACCTGCTTCAGGAGCAAGGCAAACATTTTGTCTGCCGTATAAAAACCAGGACAACAAGAACAATTATTGATAACCACGAGACCCCTTCCGACAGCTACATTTTTTATGATGCACTGGTTAAACTTGGTACTCCGAATCAAAACCAGACGAAAAGGCCTGTTCGGGTTGTTGGCTATAAAATTGCTGGCGTCAAATACTATGTGGCAACTGACAGGCATGATTTAACAGCGGAACAAATAGCAACAATTTATAAACTCCGGTGGACCATTGAGGATTTTTTCAAATGGTGGAAAGAACATCTGAAGGTATATCATCTCATTGCCCGCAGTGAATACGGCCTTATGGTTCAGATTCTTGGCGGCCTTATCACTTACCTGTTACTGGCAATCCATTGCCAAAAACAGTTTAATGAAAAGGTCACGATCAAAAGAGTTCGGCAACTGCGAACCGCCATTCTAAATGACCTGTTTGGCTGCGAGGAGCAGGGCTCTCATAGTTCAAACAGGGACAATATTGTCAAAGATCAAAAAATTATTGAGCAAGCAAAAACCTAA
- a CDS encoding GMC family oxidoreductase, with the protein MKPFRIFDFIIVGAGISGPFIADELCRAGADCLLIEAGRKYSRKTYPDNGLDGNSQLYWSGGLELGHDCKIAFLRPKVVGGGSIVNQALVDRFDEDAWGSWKSQSGVDFFNVDDMAPWYDKAEGSIEIQEIPAQFRNKNAEIFDQGFKNLNFQSAPLRRAQSNCRIEEGNCCIECLNGCRLGSKQSTPETVLKTALENDLVLVSDTEVVKVENNQGDIKVFGLDPNGGESIFQGKNLVLAGGAIGNARLLLNSGFGKKLPHIGKGFFCHPQFMSFGVYEEKINSHMGAFQAFKSDDQGFRKEGFKLENVYAGPEGISLLVPDFGLAHHRAMEKLSHFACIEVCTRDTHPGQISVNRKGKALIRKVQNDEDIRRYEKGAKVIDDIFKSTNAKEIIHGRFGIGLHLMGCCAMGTDSGTSVISPEFSLHNHPNIFAADSSIFPNAPGINPSLTIMALSKRAAHTILKNRA; encoded by the coding sequence GTGAAACCGTTCCGGATATTTGATTTTATCATTGTGGGGGCCGGGATTTCAGGCCCGTTTATTGCCGATGAACTCTGCAGGGCAGGAGCTGATTGTCTGCTCATTGAGGCGGGCAGAAAGTATTCAAGAAAAACCTATCCTGACAACGGCCTGGACGGGAATTCCCAGCTTTATTGGTCCGGCGGTCTGGAACTGGGCCATGACTGCAAGATCGCCTTTTTACGGCCCAAGGTGGTGGGCGGCGGTTCCATTGTCAACCAGGCCCTGGTGGACCGGTTTGATGAGGATGCCTGGGGCTCCTGGAAATCCCAGTCCGGGGTGGATTTTTTCAATGTCGATGATATGGCGCCCTGGTATGACAAGGCAGAAGGGTCCATTGAAATCCAGGAGATCCCGGCCCAGTTCAGAAATAAAAATGCTGAAATTTTTGATCAGGGGTTTAAAAATCTGAACTTCCAGAGTGCGCCTTTGCGGCGGGCCCAGAGCAACTGCCGCATAGAAGAGGGCAATTGCTGTATTGAATGCCTTAACGGATGCCGCCTGGGATCCAAGCAGTCCACGCCTGAAACCGTATTAAAAACCGCTCTGGAAAATGATCTGGTTCTGGTTTCCGATACCGAGGTGGTTAAGGTGGAAAACAACCAGGGGGATATCAAGGTGTTTGGCCTGGATCCCAATGGCGGAGAATCCATTTTCCAAGGAAAAAATCTGGTCTTGGCCGGAGGGGCCATCGGCAATGCAAGGCTGCTGCTCAACTCGGGATTTGGTAAAAAACTGCCCCATATCGGCAAAGGGTTTTTCTGCCACCCCCAGTTTATGAGTTTCGGGGTGTATGAAGAAAAGATCAACTCCCATATGGGGGCATTCCAGGCCTTTAAATCAGATGATCAGGGGTTTAGAAAAGAGGGGTTTAAACTGGAAAACGTCTATGCCGGTCCCGAGGGGATCTCTTTGCTGGTGCCGGATTTTGGCCTGGCTCATCACAGGGCCATGGAAAAACTCTCTCATTTTGCCTGTATCGAGGTCTGCACCCGGGACACCCATCCGGGCCAGATCAGTGTGAACCGAAAGGGCAAGGCCCTGATCCGAAAGGTTCAGAATGATGAGGATATCCGCAGGTATGAAAAAGGGGCCAAGGTCATTGATGATATTTTCAAGTCCACCAATGCCAAAGAGATCATCCACGGCAGGTTCGGCATCGGGCTTCATCTCATGGGATGCTGCGCCATGGGTACAGATTCGGGAACCTCTGTTATCAGTCCGGAGTTCAGCCTTCACAATCACCCTAATATTTTTGCTGCGGATTCGTCCATCTTTCCCAATGCACCGGGGATCAATCCCTCCCTGACCATTATGGCCCTGTCCAAAAGGGCGGCTCACACTATTCTTAAGAACAGAGCATAA
- a CDS encoding response regulator produces the protein MTEPQQWSAKLFLLAGAWAVLLVLFGLGFWAFPQIPRWIFFYLCLGIHFIFLAGVFLAVKQRHTQTRRLHAQSLEFHSLVSQTRDLLWALDADLCITKKLGPGQDMTGYSAQELIGMPFARLLSEEAAKEFNGLARQNQPFSMETEICLPDGQVLAIEVSGTPGKGNFFCQGVIRNISEQKQRIRDTKAVEEKLGRAEKLKNLGLLAGSVAHDLNNILSGIATYPEVLLLDEHLDPKIRQGLIMIKDSGRKASSVVSDLLTISRGIKAEKQILNLNTLIERYMAAPEFHKITKTYAQVEIEVITEPELMNISGSYIHIEKAVMNLVLNAVEETAAQDRGRVTLSTANYYADHPIVHGQKKELPPGEYVMLTVADNGSGIPEDCLDKIFDPFFTQKEMGKSGTGLGLTVVLNAVQDHDGAVCVASDSQGTQFKLFFPAIRAELPKIDIPGSVEEIKGQGETLLIVDDLPSQRKIAATILKNLGYKVFSVADGLAATEFVKKTPVDLLILDMIMDPFISGLETYERIKRIYPDQKAIIASGHSESQDVLKAQKLGAGCFVKKPYTILDMGIAVKEELEN, from the coding sequence TTGACAGAACCGCAGCAATGGTCTGCCAAATTGTTTCTTTTAGCAGGGGCATGGGCTGTTTTACTGGTATTGTTCGGTCTTGGGTTTTGGGCTTTTCCCCAAATTCCGCGATGGATATTTTTCTATCTCTGCCTGGGTATTCATTTTATTTTTCTGGCCGGGGTTTTTTTGGCTGTCAAGCAGCGTCACACCCAAACAAGGCGTTTGCACGCCCAGTCCCTTGAATTTCACAGTCTGGTTTCCCAGACCCGGGATTTATTGTGGGCGTTGGATGCAGATCTGTGTATCACAAAAAAACTGGGCCCGGGCCAGGATATGACAGGGTATTCTGCCCAGGAATTGATCGGCATGCCATTTGCCCGTCTGCTCTCTGAAGAGGCTGCCAAGGAATTTAACGGACTGGCCCGGCAGAATCAGCCCTTTTCCATGGAAACCGAAATCTGTCTGCCCGATGGGCAGGTTCTGGCCATTGAAGTTTCAGGAACCCCGGGAAAGGGCAATTTTTTCTGCCAGGGAGTGATCCGCAATATCTCAGAGCAAAAGCAGAGAATTCGTGACACCAAAGCGGTTGAAGAAAAACTGGGCCGGGCAGAAAAACTCAAAAACCTGGGACTGCTCGCAGGAAGCGTTGCCCATGATTTGAACAATATTCTGTCCGGGATCGCCACATATCCGGAGGTGCTGCTTCTGGACGAACATCTGGATCCAAAGATCCGTCAGGGTCTTATCATGATCAAGGACTCGGGAAGAAAAGCATCCTCCGTGGTTTCCGATCTTTTGACCATTTCCCGGGGCATCAAGGCGGAAAAACAGATTCTCAATCTCAACACCCTGATCGAGCGGTACATGGCCGCGCCTGAATTTCATAAGATCACAAAGACTTATGCCCAGGTGGAGATCGAGGTGATCACCGAGCCGGAACTGATGAATATCAGCGGTTCCTATATTCATATTGAAAAGGCCGTGATGAACCTGGTGCTCAATGCGGTTGAAGAGACTGCTGCACAAGATCGCGGCCGGGTCACCTTGTCCACGGCCAATTATTATGCAGATCATCCCATTGTCCATGGCCAAAAAAAAGAACTGCCCCCCGGGGAGTATGTGATGCTCACCGTGGCGGACAATGGTTCCGGCATTCCCGAAGATTGCCTGGACAAGATATTTGATCCTTTTTTTACCCAAAAAGAGATGGGCAAATCCGGCACCGGCTTAGGGCTGACCGTGGTGCTCAATGCGGTTCAGGATCATGACGGGGCCGTTTGTGTGGCATCCGATTCCCAGGGGACCCAGTTTAAACTGTTCTTTCCGGCCATCCGGGCGGAACTGCCGAAAATAGATATTCCCGGGTCTGTGGAGGAAATTAAAGGCCAGGGAGAAACCCTGCTGATTGTGGATGATCTGCCCAGCCAGCGCAAAATTGCAGCCACCATTCTTAAAAATCTGGGATACAAGGTGTTTTCCGTGGCTGATGGCCTGGCTGCCACGGAATTTGTGAAAAAGACCCCTGTGGATCTTTTGATTCTGGATATGATTATGGACCCCTTTATTTCCGGCCTTGAAACCTATGAGCGGATCAAGCGGATCTACCCGGACCAAAAAGCAATTATTGCCAGTGGACATTCAGAATCACAAGATGTATTAAAGGCCCAGAAGCTGGGTGCGGGCTGTTTTGTAAAAAAACCTTACACCATTTTAGACATGGGCATTGCCGTAAAAGAGGAACTTGAGAATTAA
- a CDS encoding alanine racemase, which yields MDWTRCYGRYRKIFSGQRFPLAFVDLDQFDRNVAYVAATQKNTGKTIRVASKSIRSLDLIKRVFEKGGPAYQGILSFTMEEAGFLFDNGLDDIIVAYPTAQPSDLALFAQKTRQGANLALMADSFDHLKLISRAGETAGIPLKVCLDVDMSFRALGARVHLGVRRSPVYSPDQVLDLAVRAGQLPCIRVAGIMGYEAQIASLNDNMPSQAIKNKLLRLFKQRSVKELTRRREQMVARLKQMDIPLEVVNGGGSGSLLSTGKDRAVTEVTAGSAFFAPGLFTHFHEVHFEPAAFFALQVARIPKKGMVTCQGGGYVGSGEVNVNRLPWPVMPPGLSYIPMEGAGEVQTPLILPSQGPDLKLGDPVFFQHAKAGELCERFNELHLVKDNRLAGRVSTYRGKGLAFL from the coding sequence ATGGACTGGACCCGCTGCTATGGAAGGTATCGAAAGATTTTTTCAGGTCAACGGTTTCCTCTGGCCTTTGTGGATCTGGACCAATTTGATCGGAATGTGGCCTATGTGGCAGCCACCCAGAAAAATACCGGCAAAACCATCCGGGTGGCATCCAAATCCATTCGAAGCCTGGATTTGATCAAACGGGTGTTTGAAAAAGGCGGCCCTGCCTATCAAGGCATTCTATCCTTTACCATGGAAGAGGCCGGCTTTCTTTTTGATAACGGCCTGGACGATATCATTGTGGCCTATCCCACAGCCCAGCCCTCTGATTTGGCCCTGTTTGCCCAAAAAACCAGGCAGGGGGCCAATCTCGCTTTGATGGCCGATTCTTTTGATCATCTAAAATTAATTTCCAGGGCCGGTGAAACCGCCGGTATCCCCCTCAAAGTCTGCCTGGATGTGGATATGTCCTTTAGGGCATTGGGCGCCCGGGTTCATCTGGGGGTGAGGCGCAGTCCTGTGTATTCTCCGGACCAGGTTCTGGATCTTGCCGTCAGGGCCGGTCAGCTGCCCTGTATCAGGGTTGCCGGGATCATGGGGTATGAGGCCCAGATTGCCTCTTTAAACGATAATATGCCAAGCCAGGCCATTAAAAATAAATTGCTCAGGCTGTTCAAGCAAAGGTCTGTGAAAGAGCTGACCCGTCGCCGGGAACAGATGGTGGCCCGGCTGAAACAGATGGACATCCCCCTTGAGGTGGTCAACGGCGGGGGCAGCGGAAGCCTGCTTTCCACGGGCAAAGACAGGGCTGTCACCGAAGTCACGGCAGGATCTGCTTTCTTTGCCCCCGGGCTTTTTACCCATTTTCACGAGGTCCATTTTGAGCCTGCGGCATTTTTTGCCCTTCAGGTGGCAAGGATTCCCAAAAAAGGGATGGTCACCTGCCAGGGCGGGGGATATGTGGGCTCGGGCGAGGTCAATGTCAACCGTCTGCCCTGGCCGGTCATGCCCCCGGGCCTGTCCTATATTCCCATGGAAGGGGCAGGAGAGGTCCAGACCCCCCTGATTCTCCCGTCCCAAGGCCCTGACCTCAAGCTTGGAGACCCTGTGTTTTTCCAGCATGCCAAGGCAGGAGAACTTTGTGAACGGTTTAATGAACTGCACCTGGTAAAGGATAACAGGCTTGCAGGCCGGGTGTCGACCTATCGGGGAAAGGGCCTTGCTTTTTTATAA
- the mobB gene encoding molybdopterin-guanine dinucleotide biosynthesis protein B has protein sequence MSPQILLIVGKSNAGKTTLAEKLIHELKKRSYTIGSVKHTHDRFDFDKKGKDSWRHKKAGADAALVITDSRVALVKDDSRKPIEKMQDYLGGMDLILVEGFKRQAQPKIEIFRTDSDHKAPFCLEDPHLAAFVTDSNIRPNRPDIPVFGLEEAVKLADFIEASYILPEKEKTNET, from the coding sequence ATGAGCCCTCAGATACTTTTGATTGTTGGCAAATCCAACGCCGGTAAAACCACCCTGGCTGAAAAACTGATACACGAGTTAAAAAAGCGCAGCTACACCATTGGATCGGTAAAACACACCCATGACAGATTTGACTTTGATAAAAAGGGAAAGGACAGCTGGCGCCATAAAAAAGCCGGGGCCGATGCTGCACTGGTCATCACCGATTCCCGGGTGGCCCTGGTAAAGGACGATTCCCGAAAGCCCATAGAAAAAATGCAAGACTATCTTGGGGGTATGGATTTGATCCTTGTTGAAGGGTTTAAACGCCAGGCCCAGCCCAAGATAGAAATCTTCAGAACCGACAGCGATCACAAGGCTCCCTTTTGCCTTGAAGATCCCCATCTGGCTGCGTTTGTAACAGATTCAAATATCCGCCCCAATCGCCCCGACATCCCTGTGTTCGGGCTGGAAGAGGCGGTAAAACTGGCAGACTTTATAGAGGCATCCTATATTTTACCCGAAAAAGAAAAGACAAATGAGACCTGA
- a CDS encoding GGDEF domain-containing protein yields MNQTLNKLSNTVTAFFSLIFSSSIQRAAAQNNLTRHILALNQKSSSKEIINEVALCLKDLLGYRLFAFVVKKEAGLDVWLDPRMYKTSIEDIILKDFSIKNPSDLNYLNHEFEQDECQEKFSLNTLVHYDLKEENCFSRLYMMPKKGMTSFQDEVIRLILQGCAAALSKQIKIENLKDAAVIDPLTGCYNRREFENQLKGHVSSATRHNNPLSLFMLDLDHFKSVNDTHGHLGGDQVLKEVSLLIRQGMRKGDVLARYGGEEFIAILPETDKAKAMELADRLRCKIAGLRIPFNGASIRITASFGVSQLEANTDISRLIEDADTMLYKAKVNGRNTVMPGLIKVCEPKTAEPWTRDCFLN; encoded by the coding sequence ATGAATCAGACCCTTAATAAACTAAGCAATACTGTGACCGCTTTTTTCAGCCTGATATTCAGTTCCTCTATCCAAAGGGCTGCGGCCCAGAATAACTTGACCCGGCACATTCTGGCCTTGAACCAGAAATCCTCTTCAAAGGAAATTATCAATGAGGTGGCCCTTTGCCTTAAAGATCTTCTGGGGTACAGGCTTTTTGCCTTTGTGGTTAAAAAAGAGGCCGGACTTGATGTCTGGCTGGATCCAAGGATGTACAAGACTTCCATTGAAGATATTATACTCAAGGATTTTAGCATTAAAAATCCTTCGGATTTAAATTATTTAAACCATGAGTTTGAGCAGGACGAATGTCAGGAAAAATTCAGCCTTAATACCCTGGTTCATTATGACCTTAAAGAGGAAAATTGTTTTTCACGCCTCTATATGATGCCCAAAAAAGGAATGACCTCTTTTCAGGATGAGGTGATCCGTCTCATTCTCCAGGGATGCGCTGCTGCCCTGTCCAAACAGATTAAAATTGAAAACCTCAAAGATGCGGCTGTGATTGATCCTTTGACCGGATGTTATAACCGACGGGAGTTTGAAAATCAGCTCAAGGGCCATGTCTCTTCTGCCACCCGGCATAACAACCCCTTGTCCCTGTTCATGCTTGACCTGGACCATTTTAAATCAGTCAACGATACCCATGGGCATCTGGGGGGAGATCAGGTCCTCAAAGAGGTGAGCCTGCTCATCAGGCAGGGCATGAGAAAAGGGGATGTCCTGGCCAGGTACGGGGGGGAAGAGTTCATTGCAATCCTTCCGGAAACAGACAAGGCCAAGGCCATGGAGCTGGCCGACCGGCTCCGGTGCAAAATTGCGGGCTTGAGGATTCCGTTCAACGGTGCCAGCATAAGGATTACGGCCAGTTTCGGGGTTTCACAGCTTGAAGCCAACACGGACATTTCCCGGCTTATCGAAGATGCAGACACCATGCTCTACAAGGCAAAGGTCAACGGCAGAAACACGGTAATGCCCGGGCTGATCAAAGTATGCGAGCCCAAGACGGCCGAGCCATGGACCAGGGATTGTTTTTTGAATTAA